In Nematostella vectensis chromosome 12, jaNemVect1.1, whole genome shotgun sequence, the genomic window TGGCAGATGGACGTTAGTAGCGTGATTTGTAGCTTGTGGACCTGGATTAAGCTGGACGTCATTTGAAAGGCAGACCAGTAGTAGTGCAATGGAGGCGCTTCTAAGTAAGTCTAAACAAACACGAGCCGGGGCAGTGGACGACGATGGAGTAGATTTGTGTAGTCGTCTGAAGTGAAATTGCGGTGTATCATTTATAATTAGGTCATTTGAAGCTCGGAGTAACACAGAGCTATTGTCATGACTGTCATTTATCCCACGCAgcaccaaacacaggaatgtAAAAGTGAGGAGCTTCCAATGCCAAATCATCGTGAGCGCTTTCACTAAGAACAGCGCGTGCAGTCAGAATTCAACGGTCAGCTCGAGTATGGAGTCGGTTGGCGGTTGTCCCTGACGAATCTGTGTTTGTCCGCGCGAACCGACGAAGACAAGCCGAAAGCTGCGCGAGCCGCGAAAAACTACAACTTTCAACGGAGAAACTTTTAAAAGAACTTGTAAAACTTCTCAAATCCTGAATCGTGTAAGTCCAGCCGCTGGCTTCTTGAGCACGATGACCTTATTAAGAAATCCACAACTTTTCAGATTTGGCCGTCAATGGAAAGCGCAAAAATAAAGCTGATTTTCAGGAGCCGGTTTGCGCGTGACTGCCACGGATGGTGTTGATGAGAAGAAAAGGGATGGGGAAGTCTATCCTCGAACTCATCCGAccagaacaaaacaagatggcggctgcgAGTACCGAAACCGCTTGCAAAGCATCATGCTTAGAGGCGCGATTCATGCGTCGCGCTCCTGTCGTGCCGAATCtaattgttttgattcagCACATGAATAGTTCGACGTCTGAATCAATCAAGTTCAGCACGGCACTGAGTGCAGCTGCACCAGTCGTGCTGAACGGCAAAAGCACGACACCGATTCAAACGTCGAGCTTCTGATGTGCCGAATCaaataccatttttttttcattttgtgcAACAGAAATTCCTTATCAAGTCAACTTTGACCACTCGCATTCTATTGAGCGTGACGTGTTTTGTGCGACGTCTGAATCAACGTTGAAACCAATCTATTTGTGTCAATAGAAATAGACAATTAGATTTAGCACGGCAGGGgcgcgacgtatgaatcggCCGAATCACGGAAAACTTTAATCTTCAGCCCTCGGACGTGATCGAACCACAAAGCGTATATCCCCCACCTAGCTTCCCCTTTCTTAACAATTTCATGAAATAATGACTATTGAACTTGAAACCGTCAAAACTAAAAAGCTCCTTCTAATATCACACCATTGATGCGTTTGGATAATATAAATTAGAACCAAACCTGTCAAAACTTCCATTTGGAGTTGGTCAGGATAAACATTTTGTTGCAAACATGTCACATTTCCAACCGTGACTTTCTTAATGCGTAtcatcaagaaaaataaataaacaaagcaatcaaaataATGTTTTAGTTACGAAAATGTCTCTTCGATGGAGGCgtccttatttttttaattctttttctCATTACGATATAGAGTGTGTCGGACGTAGTTCGGACAAGCCTACAAGGGGGCTCATAAAGTTCGGACACTTTCCATTAGACTTCATGCATTGCCTCCAGACAACTAGGACCGCGATAATCCTAGAACCTAATCCCTCAGAACCGATCGAATTAGAACCTAAAAACGGTCAGGGGGgtactttaaaaaaacaataaaataataaaaatacctttttaacgagtaaatatataataatatattataataaatatataaatatggtTTCCTGAATTATAGCAACTTCTAATTTGTGTGGATCCTAGACTAATGTCTGATTAGAATCCCTTGTCTGGTTTCTGGTTAAGACTCTTGCAAATTTCTATGCAATCACAAggaaatagcaataatatgcACTTCTAAAACGTTTCTATACCGATTTagttcttagttattgctaagTTTTCAAATAACAATCGTCtacttttgtactttttggcGAATGCTGTGTGAACGGTGAAGACCACCCAAGTGGAAGTCACGCTTGGATCACACGCTTGTACGTCACGCTAGCTACATCAACTACAGTAACTCATGCGCTTCAATTACGGAGAGTTAAATATAAACTGGACTCAAATTGATCGGGATAAAATCAAATCATCCAAAagaaggatatttttttccttatgaGATCTGCATAATTGTTTTTGACCAGTTTCTGAtctgttcaaacaaaaaataaaataaaaataataaagaaagaaaaataataaagaaagaaaattttttttcctaccAGCTGCTATTTAATACGAACAAAATCCAAATTCGATTCCccgtattttttattcaattgcaTTGAGCTATGTGTATGTGTAGGATCGgcttttaaatatttaacaCTAGTGATGCGTGACTGAAATTGAATCCGCTAAATAGCGCAAAAATCGTTGTAAAAATTTTTTTGACGTATTTCTAGCTCTAGTCTGTAATTCTATGAAGAAAATaggtaattttgattttttttgttattaacaattaccccccccccccccccttgctcATTAGGTTCTGTTTCGGTTCTGTTTAGGTTCTGATTTGGTTCTGTTTAGGTTCTAAGAAATTTTAGGTTCTAGGATCACCGTGGTACAACTAGGGGCCAGAAAACAAGACAAACTTCAGGCAACTGGGATGTAATTGAATCACAAAGCCTATCTCTCCCACTAGCTTCGCTTGGGCATCGCCATTTAAAGTAGTGAAGACttcatgaaataaataattaacttGAACTTGAAGCTCTCCTTTTAAATGCCGACATGCAAAATACCGTTTGAAAGGTATTTCTAGCTGTAAAGTCCTCCTAAAATTGCAACATTATTACAGTTATTTTGTATGAAGGAAATCAAAGAGGGAGACTGACCTTGGCTTCGAACCTCGCTATTCAGACaatttttgacgttttttttttcctatagaaatggaatctcccgtTGATTAACTTTCATTTTTTGTGCGAATTTTTCAGAAAGAAAAGTTTACCCTtatgaagtaaaaaaaatgaaaatacaaatatgTCGAATTTTCTTAAACAAGTAATAGAGTTGTTCCTTTTCCGATTGATTCACCACCGAAAATCAACAACATATAAAAACAGGACATATCTCACGACACTTCTTCGAAATCTTTTTTATCTCCCTATAGAAAAAGCTACGGTAAAGGTTTCATGTCTAGAGCTTGCATTGAtcacttataaaaaaataagagtcTAGAACATTTCCACAGTTCCATTTTGCTTAGTTTTTTCTCGTGTAACAAAGGGACATTTTAtgaaaatacagaaaatattCCTCGGGTCGTTTATAGCTCAAAACTATAGCAACTATGTGTTATTTGCATCTCTAAAACATGTAAAACAAAACTGTTTGAAAAACATAAGATGAACAAGGATTCGTCTTcagttttatagtttttttttaaggtgtATGATTTACCTTTATCTGTTGGCTGTAAACCTTGAAAAAATTGGTCGAAGTTATTTTTTGTGAGTCCACAAACTGTTGATCTTGTTACAGTACTCAGCAATGCACCTGGTTCAAGtgcaaataacaaaatggtATCAGTTTCGAAAAAGGCTTTACAGAAAATCCGGATTGATTCCGGTTTTTCTCACGTTATTTGCCCGTTATTTGTTTTGATAGTGACAAGATCGAGCACATCCACTATCCGCATAGGAAGATGAAAAGGTAAAATGAATTATTTACGACGGACCTTTTAGGAAGATATTTACATAGAGCAAAACTCCGGGAGATTTTATTCTTTGACTATGACTAGGGATCTTGTAAAGTTAAAATGATTCCAAAAATTCGAGAAAACTTGGGGAGGGGAGAGTCAAGGGCCATCTcggatagaaaaaaataaatcggAAAATTCAAGGGCAATCTCGGatcgataaaaaaaagggaaatcgGGAAATCGAAACAAAATAATATGATTCATGTATTTTTAGTAAATATTGCACCAAGATATAAGAATAAAAGCTTCGAATATCGTAATATGTGTCGGGCTCAATATATATATTAGGAAAGAGGATAGGCTATGAAAATGCCTATACAACTCTTCACATATATACGTCGGACTACCTACATTATTTACCTATATTCTTCTCCCTTTTCTTACTCATCCACTTTTTATTTCATCCCTCTCGTGCACTACATTCCCGTCCCTGTCGTTGTCTTTCTCGTCTATATTCTACTCTATCAATTTTCTCTCTACCTCCTACCCCTCCCTCTCGTCTTCCTCATCCCCCTTCCTCTCGTCTTCCTCATCCCCCTTCCTCTCGTCTTCCTCCCTCTTCCTCTCGTCTTCCTCATACCCCTTCCTCTCGTCTTCCTCCCTCTTCCTCTCGTCTTCCTCATCCCCCTTCCTCTCGTCTTCCTCCCTCTTCCTCTCGTCTTCCTCGTCCCCCTTCCTCTCGTCTTCCTCCCTCTTCCTCTCGTCTTCCTCGTCCCCCTTCCTCTCGTCTTCCTCCAGTCTTCCTCATCCCCCTTCCTCGTCCCCCTTCCTCTCGTCTTCCtcctctttcttcttcttttctcCCTGCCCCTTCCTCTCGTCtcccccctccttacccttAAACTCATTAAAACATCTTTCCCTTCTAGCCCGCGTAGCAAGCGATTGAAAGAGCGCGAGAACATTCCTTATAATACAGGCGCTATatc contains:
- the LOC125557530 gene encoding vicilin-like seed storage protein At2g18540; its protein translation is IIRNVLALFQSLATRARRERCFNEFKGKEGGDERKGQGEKKKKEEEDERKGDEEGDERKREEDERKGDEEDERKREEDERKGDEEDERKREEDERKGYEEDERKREEDERKGDEEDERKGDEEDEREG